One Vibrio gallaecicus genomic region harbors:
- a CDS encoding ABC-F family ATPase, with protein MISTANITMQFGAEPLFENISAKFGNGNRYGLIGANGCGKSTFMKILSGVLAPSSGNVSITPGEKLGVLSQDQFAFEKYSVIDVVIMGDKKLWEVKQERERIYSLPEMSEEDGMKVAELESEFAEMDGYTAESRAGDILIQAGIEEELHFGLMQQVAPGWKLRVLLAQALFANPDILLLDEPTNNLDIHTINWLAEELNQRKCTMIIISHDRHFLNSVCTHMADIDYGELRVYPGNYEYFLEASGLIRDQLLASNAKKAAEINELQDFVNRFGANASKAKQASSRAKKMDKISLDEVKSSSRMSPSIDFGEGKKLHRQALELTELGHGFDGEVLFEGGNLLLEAGTRLAVIGENGVGKTTFLRCLVEELEQNKGTVKWSENASVGYCPQDSTADFDNDLSIFDWISQWRTVKHDDLMVRGILGRLLFTADDANKKAKNCSGGEKNRLLFGKLMMQDINVLVMDEPTNHMDMEAIEALNDALKVYTGTLIFVSHDRKFVSSLATQIIDVKDKQLVNFQGTYDEYLAHQIKVLATS; from the coding sequence TTGATCTCTACTGCGAACATCACAATGCAATTTGGCGCTGAACCTTTGTTTGAAAACATTTCAGCTAAGTTTGGTAACGGTAACCGCTATGGCTTAATCGGTGCTAACGGTTGCGGTAAATCGACTTTTATGAAGATCCTAAGTGGTGTTCTTGCTCCAAGCTCTGGTAATGTTTCTATAACCCCTGGGGAAAAACTGGGCGTATTAAGCCAAGATCAATTTGCGTTTGAAAAATACAGCGTAATTGATGTTGTGATTATGGGAGATAAGAAGCTCTGGGAAGTAAAACAAGAACGTGAGCGTATTTATTCTTTACCAGAAATGAGTGAAGAAGATGGAATGAAAGTAGCAGAGCTTGAAAGTGAATTTGCTGAAATGGACGGCTATACAGCGGAAAGCCGTGCTGGTGATATTCTTATACAAGCTGGTATTGAAGAAGAACTTCATTTTGGTTTGATGCAGCAAGTCGCACCTGGCTGGAAGTTAAGAGTACTTCTTGCACAAGCTTTATTCGCTAACCCTGATATCCTGTTACTTGATGAACCAACAAACAACTTGGATATACATACGATTAACTGGTTAGCAGAAGAGCTGAACCAGCGTAAATGTACAATGATCATCATTTCGCATGATAGACACTTCCTTAATTCTGTTTGTACGCACATGGCTGATATTGATTATGGTGAATTGCGTGTTTACCCAGGTAACTATGAGTACTTCCTAGAAGCATCAGGATTGATTCGTGATCAACTCCTAGCAAGCAATGCAAAGAAAGCAGCTGAGATTAATGAGCTTCAAGATTTCGTAAACCGTTTTGGTGCAAATGCATCAAAGGCAAAGCAAGCAAGTTCTCGTGCTAAGAAAATGGATAAAATCTCACTGGATGAAGTAAAGTCTTCAAGCCGTATGAGCCCATCAATTGATTTTGGTGAAGGTAAAAAACTTCACCGACAAGCTCTTGAGTTAACAGAGCTAGGTCATGGTTTTGATGGTGAAGTGCTTTTTGAAGGTGGTAACTTATTATTAGAAGCAGGGACTCGTCTTGCTGTTATTGGTGAGAATGGAGTGGGTAAAACGACATTCTTGCGTTGCTTAGTAGAAGAACTAGAGCAAAACAAAGGTACTGTTAAATGGTCTGAAAATGCATCGGTTGGCTATTGCCCCCAAGATAGCACTGCAGATTTTGATAACGATTTAAGTATTTTTGATTGGATTTCTCAATGGCGTACAGTTAAACACGATGACTTAATGGTTAGAGGTATTTTAGGTCGCTTGTTATTCACCGCTGATGATGCGAATAAGAAAGCAAAGAACTGTTCTGGTGGCGAAAAGAATCGTCTTTTATTCGGAAAGTTGATGATGCAAGATATCAACGTTCTAGTAATGGATGAGCCAACAAACCACATGGATATGGAAGCGATTGAAGCACTTAATGATGCTTTGAAGGTTTATACTGGTACATTGATTTTTGTCAGCCATGACCGTAAGTTTGTTTCATCGTTAGCAACACAAATTATTGATGTAAAAGATAAGCAGTTGGTTAATTTCCAAGGGACTTATGATGAGTACTTGGCGCACCAAATAAAAGTATTGGCAACCTCTTAA